The Pseudomonas viciae genomic interval TTGCAGATGTCGAGGAAACCCTCGCCGAAGTTTTCCCGGCGGTGGCCGGTCACCAGCAGCAGTTTGCGTCCGGCTTGCAGGAACGGGAACTGTTGGTCCAGTTTGTCACGCAACCAGGTATCCGCATTGATGCGTTGAGCGGTCATCTGCAACGCGTCGATGACCGTGTTGCCCGTCACCAGGCAACGGCCCTGCAAACGTTCACTCAGCAGGTTTTCGCGAGATTGGTCGGTCGGGGCGAACAGCAGGTCGGCACTGAGATCGATGCAGCGACGGTTCATTTCTTCCGGCCATGGGCTGTAGATATCACCGGTGCGCAGCCCGGCTTCCACATGACCCACGGGGATACGCCGATGGAAGGCTGCCATCGAGGCCACCATGGCTGAAGTGGTGTCGCCATGGACCAGTACCCGATCCGGCCGGGTCTGTTCCAGCACCGGGTCGATGGCACCGTACAATGCGGCGGTCAGGGAGTTGAGGGTCTGGTGCGGCGTCATCACGTCAAGGGTGAAGTCGGCCTCGAGATCGAACAGATCCAGCACCTGCTTGAGCATGCTTTGATGCTGGCCGGTGACGCAGATCAGCGACTCAATGCCGGGTTCGGCTGCGAGGGCCTTGACCAACGGTGCCATCTTGATGGCTTCTGGACGGGTACCGAAGATCGAAAGGACCTTGATCCGTGAGTCTTGAATAGCGATAACGCCCTTCCTCGCGCAGTTTTCTGCGCAGCACAACAGCCCGCCCAGGCGCGACCACGCGTTTGAGCAAACAAGCGATTTAAGTGAGTTGATTGTCCAACTGGTAGATGTCAGGCAGGGGCTTTACGTCCACGGGAAGTGGTGTAGTGGCATCTCGCAGCTTGGCGCGGCAAATTAATAACATCAAAGTCCGTTATCGCAAAGTTTTATATGCATAAGTTTGATTAATGTTTTTTTAGAAGGCTCGATGGGGGTGGGTAAGGGGAGTGTGTTAGTGGATGTGAATGGTTTATTACTTATTGAAATATAAGGGTTTTTTATGTTTTCGATGTTTGATTTTGATGCTAGGAATACCCTGGAAAATCGAATTGATGTATTTTTGGCGCCGTATTATGTGCAGCGATTGACTTGGGTTGTCATTGGAATGGCGCCTGTATGTTGTCAGGAAGTGTGAGGCCTTATTGTAAGTAGTGGTTAGGTAAAGTTAGATATTGGAGGAAGTTCAATTTCATTTTGTAATTCCCGATGGGAAGAACTAGTGAGTGACTGAAGATTCATGAGGCCAATCATTTATTTCCGATAAGGAAAGTCCCTCTAACAGACTTGGACATGTATCGGGGGGTAGACAGGTCATCCGCGCAGCTAACCGATAATCGAACGTTTTGTGTCGAACACCTGACGGGGTTATTGACCAAATTAACTGGGTGGTACATTTTGTCTGCAGCACGCTTCTTCAGCATGACCAAGACCATAATAAAAATAGAGGAATACCCTATGCGTACCCGTCTGCGAGCGCCCTTCGCCTTCCCCCCGCTTCGCTGCTTGAGCCCTGAAGCACCTTTCAACACCTCTGGTTCGATCGAATAGCGATCCCTGCGTTGCCGTTCTATCGCGCCGGGTGAACCCCGGCACTCGACAATCCGAGAGGTCTTCAAGATGGCAAAAGTCGTCGATCTGTATTTCAAGCTGCTAAAGCTGCTGATTGTGTTGTGCATGCTCGCAATGATCGTGCTGGTGTTCGGCAACGTGGTGCTGCGCTACGCCTTCAACTCCGGTATCAGCGTGTCGGAAGAGCTGTCGCGTTGGTTCTTCGTCTGGATGATTTTTCTCGGTGCTTTGGTGGCGCTCAAGGACCGTGCTCATCTGGGGATGGACAGCCTGGTCAAGCGTTTACCGCCGGCCGGCAAGCGTCTCTGCCTGGTCATCGGGCATCTACTGATGCTGTACATCTGCTGGCTGATTTTCAGTGGCAGTTGGCAGCAGGCGGTCATCAACCTGGACGTTGTCGCACCCGCCTCAGGCCTGTCGATGGCACTGTTCTACGCCGCCGGCCTGGTGTTCGGTGCCAGCGCCGCGGCCATCCTGGTTTATGAACTCTACCTGGCGTTGTTCGGCAAGCTGGGGGATGACGAACTGGTCATGGTCAAGGACAACGACGCCGCCGAGGCGATCGCCCATAACCCCATCAAGAGTACACGCCCATGACGCTGGTTATTTTCCTCGGGTCGTTGATGGGCAGCATGGCGCTGGGTATACCCATTGCGTTTGCCTTGCTGGTGGTCAGCGTGGCGCTGATGTTTTATCTGGATCTGTTTGACGCACAAATCATCGCCCAGAACCTGCTCAACGGCGCCGACAGCTTTCCGCTGATGGCAGTGCCTTTCTTCATGCTGGCCGGCGAGATCATGAATGTCGGCGGCCTGTCCAAGCGCATCGTCAATATTGCCATGGCGCTGGTGGGGCACAAGCGCGGTGGTCTCGGTTACGTGGCTATTATTGCTTCCTGCCTGCTGGCGTCGCTCTCCGGCTCGGCCGTGGCCGATGCAGCGGCCCTGGCGGCGTTGCTGGTGCCGATGATGGTGCTGGCTGGGCATAACCGTGGGCGTTCAGCCGGCCTGATCGCCGCCGGTAGCATCATCGCGCCGGTTATTCCGCCGAGCATCGGCTTCATCGTCTTTGGTGTGGCGTCCGGGGTATCGATATCCAAACTGTTCCTGGCCGGTATCGTGCCAGGGCTGATGCTTGGTGCTTCGCTGGCCGTGGCCTGGTGGTACATCTCTCGCAGCGAGAACGTCGAGACGCCGCCCAAGCGTTCCCGCGCCGAAGTGCTGCGCACGTTGCTCGACGGCAGTTGGGCCATGGGCCTGCCCTTGATCATCGTCCTGGGCCTTAAATTCGGGATCTTCACTCCCACCGAAGCCGCAGTGGTCGCAGCGGTCTATTCGCTGTTCGTTTCCTTGGTGATCTACCGGGAAATGAAAGTCAGCCAGTTGTACGAAGTGATCCTGTCCGCAGCCAAGACCACCTCGGTGGTGATGCTGCTGGTGGCGGCGGCCATGGTTTCATCGTGGCTGGTGACCATCGCGGATCTGCCGGGCCAGTTGGCGGAACTGCTGCAGCCCTTCATGGACAACCAGACCCTTTTGCTGCTGGTGATGATGGTGCTGATCATCCTGGTAGGGACGGTGATGGACATGACCCCGACCATTCTCATCCTCACCCCGGTGCTGATGCCTGCGGTCATTCAGGCGGGGATCGACCCGGTGTACTTCGGCGTGCTGTTTCTGATCAATACGGCCATTGGCCTGATCACGCCGCCCGTGGGTACGGTGCTCAATGTGGTGTGTGGGGTGGCGAAACTGGACTTCGAGGAAATCGTCCGCGGCGTGTGGCCGTTCATGTTCGCGCAGTTTGTGGTGCTACTCCTGCTGGTGGTGTTCCCTCAGCTGGTCCTGGGACCGTTGAAATTCTTCACTGGCTGATGCCGGTGCAAGCCGTAGTAGCTCGATTAAAAACAATAATGACCGGAGAGTGACATGCGAAAACTGATGAAAACCCTGTTGGCCGGGGCCTGTGCAACCGGGTTGCTGCTGGGCAGCGTGGCCAGCCACGCCGAGGAGATCCGCGAGCGTACCCTGCGATTCGCGTTCCAGAACGTCAAGGAGCATCCACAAGGGCAGGGCGCGCAGAAGTTCGCCGACCTGCTCAGCGAGAAGAGCGGCGGCAAGATCAAAGTCCGCCTGTTCCCCGGCGGTACCTTGGGCGGCGATGTGCAAACAGTGTCGGCCCTGCAAGGCGGCACGCTGGACATCACCGTGCTCAACTCCGGCATCCTGGCGGCCCAGGCACCGGATTATGCAATGCTCGACTTCCCCTTCCTGTTCAATAACGCTGAAGAAGCCCATGCGGTGATCGACGGGCCGGTCGGCCAGAAACTGGCGGCGCAGTTGGACAGCAAAGGTCTGGTGGGCCTGGGCTACTGGGACCTGGGTTTCCGCAACCTGACCAACAGTAAACATCCAGTGACCAAACTTGAAGACATGCAGGGCTTGAAAGTTCGCGTCATCCAGTCGCCGATCTACCTGGAAACCTTCACTGCCCTGGGCGCGAACCCTGTGCCGATGGCGTTTCCCGAGGTCTACACCGGCCTTGAGCAGCACACCATCGACGGCCAGGAAAACCCTTTCACGGTGATCGAAGGCAACAAGTTCTACGAGGTGCAGAAGTACCTTTCAGTGACCGGCCACATTTTCAATCCGCAGTCGTTGATCATCAGCCAGAAAACCTGGAATCGCCTCAACGACGATGAGAAGGCGATGATTCGCCAGGCCGCTGCCGAGGCGCAAAAATTCCAGCGCGAAGTCACTGCGGCGAGCATGGACAAGGCGAAAGCTACGCTGGCCGGCGCGATGACCGTCAACGAAATCACCCCGGCGGAGAAAGATCGCTTCCGTGAGCGCGTGCAACCGGTGATCGACAAGTTCGCCAAATCCCTGGATGGCGACCTGGTGAAGATGATGTACGCCGAAATCGCCAAGGTGCGGGCGGCGCAGTGAGTTGAAGTGTCGTTAGCCAAGGCCTGACGCTGAATCAGACCTCAAACAGTTCAACCCTGTGGGAGCGAGCTTGCTCGCGAAAGCGGTGGATCAGCTTGCAGTGATGTTGGATGTCCCGACGCCTTCGCGAGCAAGCCCGCTCCCACAGGATTATTGTCAGTCTGTTACTGAGCGCCCGGGACCGCCAACCACTGCCCAATGACCTTCTGATAACTGCCATTCGCCTTGCTCAGGTGCAGCCACTGATCGACGTACATTTTCCACGTGGTGTCGTCCCGTGGCAGCAGGTAGGCCTTCTCGCCATATTGCAGGTAGTGGGTCGGGTTGACGGCGCACAGGCCGGGTTTGAGTTTTTGCTGATACAGCGCTTCTGATGCGTCGGTAATCATCACGTCGGCTTTCTTGTCCAGCAGCTCCTGGAAGATGGTCACGTTGTCGTGAAAGTTGAGCTGCCCTTTGGGCAGGAAGGCCCGGACGAATGCTTCGTTGGTGCCGCCGGCCGGCTCTACCAGGCGCACCGAAGGTTGGTTGATCTGTTCGATGGTCTGGTAGCGCGCCTGGTCTTCGCAACGTACCAGCGGGATCTTGCCATCCACGTCCAGGGTGGTGCTGAAGTAGGCTTTCTTCTGGCGCTCCAGGGTCACTGAAATGCCGCCCATGCCGATGTCGCATTTTTCCGCCAGTAGGTCCGGCATCAGGGTTTTCCAGGTGGTCTGCACCCATTGCACCTTGACCCCCAGGCTGGTGGCCAGCGAGCGCGCCATGTCGATGTCAATGCCTTCGTATTCGCCGGTTTCAGCTTTATAGGTATAGGGCTTGTAGTCGCCAGTAGTGCAGACCTTCAGTTCGCCGCGTTGCAGCACTTGGTCCAGATGCGAGGGCGCAGGTTGCGCCAGGGCGCTGCCGCAGAACGCCAGCAGGCCACAGATCGTCATCGTGCTTGTTATGGTTTTCATGGAAGGGACGTCTCGCAAGGGAAGGGGACAAGACGGGCCAGTGTAGTAAAAGTGTTTGCGGGCTGTCACGGGCGTCGTGGAACTCGCCGCCACGAGCGAGTTGCTCAAACTTCACAGGTTTCCTTCCCTCAGCTCTGTCATCATGGCCAATTGCACACCTTGATCGGCGAGAGCCAGTTCCAATGGACGGATCAGTCGTCAGAATTACACTTATGTTGATGGTCCCGGGGATCCTGTCGGTCTTTGGGGGCGCATTCGTCTGCGCGTGGCTTATTGACAAAAAACGCGACTATCTGCTGCTCCTGGCCGGCGGTTGTGGCCTGTTCACGTGTGGTGCGCTCTCTCAGATTTTCGGCTTTCCGCCCGGGATCGGGCCCAATGCCGTTGTGTCCGGTGCACTATATACCTCGGCGGTCCTGGCGGTGGCCGAAGGCATTTTGCTGCGCTCGCGCAAACGCTTCGGT includes:
- a CDS encoding TRAP transporter substrate-binding protein, translated to MRKLMKTLLAGACATGLLLGSVASHAEEIRERTLRFAFQNVKEHPQGQGAQKFADLLSEKSGGKIKVRLFPGGTLGGDVQTVSALQGGTLDITVLNSGILAAQAPDYAMLDFPFLFNNAEEAHAVIDGPVGQKLAAQLDSKGLVGLGYWDLGFRNLTNSKHPVTKLEDMQGLKVRVIQSPIYLETFTALGANPVPMAFPEVYTGLEQHTIDGQENPFTVIEGNKFYEVQKYLSVTGHIFNPQSLIISQKTWNRLNDDEKAMIRQAAAEAQKFQREVTAASMDKAKATLAGAMTVNEITPAEKDRFRERVQPVIDKFAKSLDGDLVKMMYAEIAKVRAAQ
- a CDS encoding TRAP transporter large permease subunit, which produces MTLVIFLGSLMGSMALGIPIAFALLVVSVALMFYLDLFDAQIIAQNLLNGADSFPLMAVPFFMLAGEIMNVGGLSKRIVNIAMALVGHKRGGLGYVAIIASCLLASLSGSAVADAAALAALLVPMMVLAGHNRGRSAGLIAAGSIIAPVIPPSIGFIVFGVASGVSISKLFLAGIVPGLMLGASLAVAWWYISRSENVETPPKRSRAEVLRTLLDGSWAMGLPLIIVLGLKFGIFTPTEAAVVAAVYSLFVSLVIYREMKVSQLYEVILSAAKTTSVVMLLVAAAMVSSWLVTIADLPGQLAELLQPFMDNQTLLLLVMMVLIILVGTVMDMTPTILILTPVLMPAVIQAGIDPVYFGVLFLINTAIGLITPPVGTVLNVVCGVAKLDFEEIVRGVWPFMFAQFVVLLLLVVFPQLVLGPLKFFTG
- a CDS encoding TRAP transporter small permease; translation: MAKVVDLYFKLLKLLIVLCMLAMIVLVFGNVVLRYAFNSGISVSEELSRWFFVWMIFLGALVALKDRAHLGMDSLVKRLPPAGKRLCLVIGHLLMLYICWLIFSGSWQQAVINLDVVAPASGLSMALFYAAGLVFGASAAAILVYELYLALFGKLGDDELVMVKDNDAAEAIAHNPIKSTRP
- a CDS encoding transporter substrate-binding domain-containing protein codes for the protein MKTITSTMTICGLLAFCGSALAQPAPSHLDQVLQRGELKVCTTGDYKPYTYKAETGEYEGIDIDMARSLATSLGVKVQWVQTTWKTLMPDLLAEKCDIGMGGISVTLERQKKAYFSTTLDVDGKIPLVRCEDQARYQTIEQINQPSVRLVEPAGGTNEAFVRAFLPKGQLNFHDNVTIFQELLDKKADVMITDASEALYQQKLKPGLCAVNPTHYLQYGEKAYLLPRDDTTWKMYVDQWLHLSKANGSYQKVIGQWLAVPGAQ
- the wecB gene encoding non-hydrolyzing UDP-N-acetylglucosamine 2-epimerase, whose product is MAIQDSRIKVLSIFGTRPEAIKMAPLVKALAAEPGIESLICVTGQHQSMLKQVLDLFDLEADFTLDVMTPHQTLNSLTAALYGAIDPVLEQTRPDRVLVHGDTTSAMVASMAAFHRRIPVGHVEAGLRTGDIYSPWPEEMNRRCIDLSADLLFAPTDQSRENLLSERLQGRCLVTGNTVIDALQMTAQRINADTWLRDKLDQQFPFLQAGRKLLLVTGHRRENFGEGFLDICKALRHLAQRPDIQIVYPVHLNPNVLGPVTEQLGDLPNVHLIKPLDYLAFVRLMQHAHVILTDSGGVQEEAPSLGKPVLVMRDVTERPEAVAAGTVRLVGTSPASIVAGVDALFDDQALWRRASQATNPYGDGKASQRIVDTLMGRPVSDFVVGQVHSFQALTHAPMPALHELLADFTS